The genome window CGAGCTGGACGAGATCCTCGCGCTCTCGGACCGGATCATGGTGATGCACGCCGGACGCGTCGTGGGCACGGTGGACCGCGGCGCGGCCACGCGCCGGCAACTGGGCCTGATGATGGCCGGGGAGGCGCCGGCGTGATGTGTCCTTCGACTTCGCTTCGCTACGCTCAGGCCGCCACTTGACGCCGGGACCAGGATGCCGCTGCCGCGCTGGATGGATGTCTTCGTCGTCCCGGCCGTCAACCTCATGCTGGCGCTGGCGGTGGTGGCGCTGGTCTTCGCCGCCATCGGCGAGGATCCGCTGAGGGCGCTCGCGGTGATGGCCCAGGGCGCCTTCGTCCACCCCGGCTCCCTCGGCTACACGCTCTACTACACCACCAACTTCATCTTCACCGGCCTCGCCGTGGCGGTGGCCTTCCACGCCATGCTGTTCAACATCGGCGGCGAGGGGCAGGCCATGATGGGCGGTCTCGGCGTTGCCCTCGTCTGCATCGCCCTCGATCCGTACCTGCCCGGTGTCGTGGTGATCCTGCTGGCCGTGGGCGGGGCGGCGGCGTTCGGAGCGGCCTGGGCCTTCATTCCGGGCTGGCTCCAGGCCCATCGCGGCAGCAACATCGTCATCACCACCATCATGTTCAACTTCATCGCCTCGGGGCTCCTCGTGTGGCTGCTCTCGGGCGTGTTGATGGTGTCCGGGCAGGGATCGCCACAGACCCGGAGCCTCGACGAGGCGGCTTGGCTCCCCTTCGTCCATGACATCCTGCGGGCGCTCGGGATGGAGGCGGAGCGCTCGCCGTTCAACCTCTCCTTCGTCATCGCACTCGCGGCCTGCGTCGGCGTCTGGCTGCTGATCTGGCGCACCAAGCTCGGCTACGCCCTCCGCGTCATGGGCCAATCCGAGCCGGCCGCGGTCTACGCGGGGGTCCCGGTCCGCCGGCTGATCGTGACGGCCATGGCGATTTCCGGGGCGCTGGCCGGCGGCATGGCGCTGAACGAGATCCTG of Deltaproteobacteria bacterium contains these proteins:
- a CDS encoding ABC transporter permease, which encodes MPLPRWMDVFVVPAVNLMLALAVVALVFAAIGEDPLRALAVMAQGAFVHPGSLGYTLYYTTNFIFTGLAVAVAFHAMLFNIGGEGQAMMGGLGVALVCIALDPYLPGVVVILLAVGGAAAFGAAWAFIPGWLQAHRGSNIVITTIMFNFIASGLLVWLLSGVLMVSGQGSPQTRSLDEAAWLPFVHDILRALGMEAERSPFNLSFVIALAACVGVWLLIWRTKLGYALRVMGQSEPAAVYAGVPVRRLIVTAMAISGALAGGMALNEILGVQHKLVLNFTAGYGFTGIAVALMGRNHPVGIVMASLLFGALYQGGAELDFEFKTVTREMVLVIQGLIILFSGALARMPVPWLARLASWWRPANA